A single window of Desulfovibrio inopinatus DSM 10711 DNA harbors:
- the cdaA gene encoding diadenylate cyclase CdaA, with protein sequence MLQWLTTLDIGWREALDVFLVATIFYRLLLLIKGTRAVSIIYGMVLLLVLYYLSGTFGLYTLHWLLTNFLGSFILVIVIIFQADIRKGLSQMGATRLIFMQKKTLPSEEIVQELVLTLFHLAKTRTGALIVLERSVPLGDVMAKGTELIAPIKKEILLSVFNTAAPLHDGAVVVKGDRIVAVSCILPLATGLNMDPNWGTRHRAALGITEETDAAALVVSEERGSVTVAVNGRLSSPMNESQLKQSLFELWVGQS encoded by the coding sequence ATGCTGCAATGGCTGACAACTCTTGATATCGGTTGGCGAGAGGCCTTAGATGTATTTCTAGTTGCCACGATATTTTATCGGCTCCTTCTACTCATCAAAGGCACACGCGCTGTGTCCATTATTTATGGCATGGTGTTGTTGCTTGTCTTGTACTACCTCTCCGGTACATTTGGTCTCTATACGCTGCATTGGCTTCTGACCAACTTTCTGGGTTCCTTTATTTTGGTCATTGTCATTATTTTTCAGGCCGATATCCGGAAGGGCTTATCGCAAATGGGAGCAACGCGGCTTATTTTCATGCAAAAGAAAACGCTCCCCAGCGAAGAAATTGTCCAAGAGTTGGTGTTGACCTTGTTTCACCTGGCGAAAACTCGCACGGGAGCATTGATCGTCTTAGAGCGATCTGTCCCTCTTGGCGATGTCATGGCGAAAGGGACGGAGCTCATAGCTCCCATTAAAAAGGAAATTTTGCTGAGTGTTTTCAATACTGCAGCCCCTTTACATGACGGAGCGGTTGTCGTGAAAGGTGATCGAATTGTGGCTGTGTCCTGCATCCTTCCTTTGGCTACCGGTCTGAATATGGATCCTAATTGGGGGACAAGGCATCGTGCCGCTTTGGGGATCACAGAAGAAACCGACGCCGCCGCCTTGGTTGTCAGCGAAGAACGCGGATCGGTGACCGTTGCTGTGAATGGA